In a single window of the Nicotiana tomentosiformis chromosome 8, ASM39032v3, whole genome shotgun sequence genome:
- the LOC104086150 gene encoding glyoxylate/hydroxypyruvate reductase HPR3-like, with product MSFSGSPETTNHRLLLLHRLPRFKTMFLSKLRTRYRILDPFDESDPSFLHLSSSVRLMLCVGPSPVTSETLDTYPSLECIVGTSAGFDHFDLAECRRRNIRVTTAGDSFSDDVADFAVGLLVDVLRGVSAADRFVRAGSWPVIGIGELSPLGYKVVGKRVGIVGLGSIGTRVSKRLEAFGCSIAYTSRRMKPNVPFPFHSNIHDLAINSDVLILCCALTEETHHIIDKEVLTALGKEGIIINVGRGALVDERELVEFLKRGEIGGAGLDVYENEPYVPEELFGLDNVVLSPHLAVLTPESMEALEELFTYNLEAFFSNKPLRAQIEYE from the exons ATGTCTTTTTCCGGCTCGCCGGAAACGACCAATCACCGGCTACTTCTCCTCCATCGCCTTCCGAGGTTCAAAACCATGTTCTTGTCCAAGCTCCGAACCCGATACAGAATTCTCGACCCGTTCGACGAATCCGACCCATCATTTCTCCACCTCTCCAGCTCGGTTCGGCTCATGCTCTGTGTGGGTCCCAGTCCGGTGACTTCCGAAACCTTGGATACTTACCCTTCCTTAGAGTGCATCGTGGGTACTAGTGCCGGCTTTGACCACTTTGACCTCGCCGAGTGTCGCCGCCGTAACATCCGCGTCACCACCGCTGGAGATTCATTCTCCGATGACGTCGCTGACTTCGCCGTCGGCCTCTTGGTTGATGTCCTACGTGGCGTCTCTGCTGCTGACCGGTTTGTTCGTGCCGGTTCTTGGCCTGTCATAGGGATAGGAGAGTTGAGTCCTCTCGGTTATAAG GTTGTTGGAAAACGAGTGGGGATTGTAGGTTTAGGGAGCATCGGTACAAGGGTTAGTAAGAGACTAGAGGCCTTTGGCTGCAGCATTGCCTACACCTCGAGAAGGATGAAGCCTAATGTTCCGTTTCCTTTCCATTCTAATATTCACGACCTTGCCATTAACAGTGATGTTCTGATTCTTTGTTGTGCTTTAACGGAAGAAACACACCACATAATTGACAAGGAGGTGCTGACTGCCCTCGGGAAGGAGGGTATCATCATAAATGTTGGGCGAGGGGCGCTCGTTGATGAGAGGGAATTGGTGGAGTTTCTGAAGAGAGGTGAGATTGGAGGTGCTGGTCTTGATGTTTATGAAAATGAACCTTATGTGCCGGAAGAATTGTTCGGGTTGGATAATGTGGTGCTGTCTCCACATCTTGCTGTTTTAACTCCCGAGTCTATGGAAGCACTTGAAGAGCTATTTACCTACAACTTAGAAGCTTTCTTTTCAAATAAACCCTTGCGCGCACAAATTGAATATGAATGA
- the LOC138898111 gene encoding uncharacterized protein, with product MKAILGSQNVWKIVDRGYAKPDNEEALAQNEKDVLTKTRKKDQQALTLIHQCLDDAMFEKVADATTSKEAWEILQNFLQGVDKVKKVKLQTLGADFEVLKMKESECISDYCSKVKAVVNQLKKYGQDIKDVRVIEKILRTLTPKFDLVVCAIEESNDLDSMMVGQLESSLQSHEEKIKRGQKVPLEQLLKTQASFKDYGGEKSYRGNGRGRGRGSHGRGRSNANNFNNEVKIHHTFRGRGRGHRGGRGRGYYQKNNGQSNVEEKANLVDDKKEEVESTLLMTLKEERMIAARGIWTMEQAIICVDAKRSLWRSIKW from the exons ATGAAAGCCATTCTTGGCTCTCAGAATGTGTGGAAAATCGTAGATAGAGGGTATGCAAAACCCGATAATGAGGAAGCTCTGGCTCAAAATGAGAAAGATGTCTTGACAAAGAcaaggaagaaggatcaacaagccctcACGCTCATCCATCAATGTCTGGATGATGCCATGTTCGAGAAGGtggcagatgctaccacctcaaaggaagcttgggaGATCTTACAAAATTTTCttcaaggagttgacaaggtgaagaaggtaaaacttcaaactctaggggctgattttgaagttttaaaaatgaaagaatccgaatgcatttcagattattgttcaaaagtgaaggctgTTGTAAATCAATTAAAAAAATATGGGCAGGACATAAAAGATGTCCGTGTGATAGAAAAGATCcttcgcactttaacacctaaatttgatttagtggtgtgtgctattgaggagtctaacgatttagactctatgatggTAGGGCAATTGGAGAGTTCTTTACAGTCCCATGAAGAAAAGATCAAGAGGGGACAAAAAGTGCCattggagcaacttcttaaaacGCAGGCATCCTTCAAagattatggaggtgaaaagagcTATCGAGGGAATGGACGGGGACGAGGTCGTGGcagtcatggaagaggaagaagcaatgctaacaacttcaacaatgaagttaagATCCACCATACATTCAGAGGTCGTGGTCGTGGACATAGGggaggaagaggacgtggctactaccaaaaaaataatggacaaag caatgttgaagaaaaagctaaccttgttgacgacaagaaagaagaagttgagtcaACGCTGTTGATGACACTCAAGGAAGAAAGGATGATTGCagctcgtggtatttggacaatggagcaagcaatcatatgtgtggatgcaaagagaagtttgtggagatcaataaaatggtga